The Coffea arabica cultivar ET-39 chromosome 2c, Coffea Arabica ET-39 HiFi, whole genome shotgun sequence genome includes the window TCATTAGTATAGGATATTATATAGGTAATGtcccttggaaaaaaaaaattttcaaaaaaaaaaaaccagaataAAAGAGGCGTAAacagaagaaaaggggaagtcGGCTAgtgcaaaaaggaaatcggtCTTGATGTCGCAAGTCACCCTTAAATTGATTGAGCAGTGGGGACGAAGATTTCAAAAGACGGAGAGAAAAGAGCGAGAGAGGACATGGAAAATATGCGATGCGAGAGGAGTTGCTTTTAAGTTAAGAAAACGGCTTTACCGCTTTTTCGCCCCCACACgcttattttttgtttgtttgtttgtttaggGAGCCAAAGCTCAGCTTTGATTTAAGCATTGAAAAGTAAAGAAGTGGTCTTTGCAGTTGTTGAGCCCATGAGTCAGTGAGGAGGAGGAAGTCCAATCCAGGGCTGGGCGTGGTTGGTTGCAGGCCGTCTATTATGCCTGTGATTTCAACTGATTCTCCATCTTTCTCGTTCTTTCCCCTCTCAGAATCGCAAATTAAAAGTCGGGCCTTATGGGCCCTGCCCAACACATGTCCACTTTAGTCAGAGGTGGCGACAAAGTTTAAATCTATttttcaaggaaaaagaaagtttaaatatatataaaagtttaaaaaaaaaaaaaagaagtttgtaATGAAGATTTCCTGCCTTTTGCTGATAGAGCAAAAGAAGAATCAGGTTTTCAATGGACGACCCTTCCAACCGCCACTACATTGCATGTTCATCTCGATCTGCATGACTTGCGTGTTGGGACAAGGGAGTGAGCAATTAATTTCTGGCCTTCCGGATTGTCCTCGATAACCGATTGCTATTTCAGCCGGTGTCCCTTTTTTCCCCCCCTTTCTTTTTAGATGTATTTGTGCATCCCACAACTTCCACAAATCGTGTCGTATGATACGATGTTTGAGAGGTGAAAACGaaacaaaaatggccaacaTAAAAGCAAACACAGCTAAAGTTGCCGAGACTCTTATCTAGGCAGGAGTGGACCAGCAGTACTACCACATCCGCGTCCAACTTCCAAGCTCCCCACTTCGATGGACAGCGATTCAACAACtgatattttttatattaaaaGCGGAGGGAGGAGTTTAATCCCCGCTCCTCCATCTTAAATCAACATCTTATACCAAGTTTGAATGCTAATGGAGTTGTGCTGATTTTTTTATGCCCTCCCCATCACTATTGGCCAAAGCAAAAATTGAATGGGACGCCACACTCATAGAGGACCTTTTTTCTACTCATTTCACCTGGAAAGTGGTCTTGAGACAGTGACAGCCATTGTCAATTTCTACTTCTCTAAAGATCAAGAAGAATAAAACAAGCGATCTCTTAGATACTAGCAACCCGCTCTATGCTACGACGCGATTTCAACACGGTAGCAAGCAGCAACAATAATTTGCAATGACCAAATAATCATCATAGCCACCAGACAAGGCTATTTACATTATGATTCTGCCAAAAACCGGATAACAAACAAACTAGTCTTAATCAAATTCTAGTCATTAGCCAAGGAATTTGTAAGTGCCAGCAACTAGCTATCTTCCAATAAACAAAGCATCTACAAACAGGAGGACAAAGAAAGGTTGGCAAACCCCTCCGAAATATAGAGCATGCCAGGAGGAAAGGATACCAAGAACTACTATGTTACAACAATAGCTTAACATTGAGTTGATTCCGGAAGAACATGTTGCGCTTTGTCATCGATTAACTTCTGGCACCTGTACATAATTTGAACTTCTACAACAAAGGTAAATTGAACTCTGAACTTGATAGATCCTAGCCCTCTTCTCTGGTTCTGAATTGGAGGTCCTCCTCCATTTCATCGACCTTCCATTCAGATGGGTTTACCTACTTATGGGTTTTCAAGTGGAAATTCATTGAGCACTTGGCGAACAAATTGTCCTTTCACCCTTGGACGCTTCTCAGCAAGTTTTTTCCTGCTTTCATATCGCACCTGTAAGAAGCTCAGGAGATAAATTAAAGAGGTGGAGGGGtttaaaaagagagagagagagagagagagagagagactattCTTAAAAAGTAGCTCCAAGTATGAATTTGCAGACTTGTAGAAAATCATTAAAAAGCCAATTCTAGTGATCCCTCTAAACAGCAGATACTGGAGAAACTTATACATGCATTTGGCAGACTACTGAACACAACCATCATATAGGAAAAAAAACGGAAGACTGCCCTGCTTTCTTGAATTTCAAGTCCTGATCCCCACTTTCAAACTGTTTTATTAATTCTTCATACCCACAACCAATCAAGCTTTCAGTTTAAATGATTGTAGCAAAAGTTATAACATATCTACCTTCTTCTCAAAGCATCTTTCCTTCCGTTTCAAGCGAAATTTCGTAAGCGCCGCTTCTCTTTGTATTGATCTGATGGAATTTCCATCCTGAACTCGGAAAGCTTCTTCACTACCGCATTCTGCCGCAGACCGGAGAGGAACCGTATCTATCTTCTCATTGCTTCCACAGCACAGGCTGTGCAGGTGATTTACTGTACCATTGCAGAAACTGCTGTTTGCACTCTGATCAGTGGCAGAAGAAACATGTCCTCGGTCTTCCACTTTATGCCCCTCATTGTTCTCATTTTGATCCGTAGTATCACTGGTGTTTTGAGTCATAAGGCCAGAAAACTGCTGCTGATTTCCTGGTTGATGATTTAGCTGGTACATTGCATTCACTCCAAAGGAAACTTCTTGATGACTAACTGAACCTGGAGGCTGCACCGATGACAGGCCTGATTGCGTACCAAACGCTTGAGGTATCAACGAACCATAGGAGTTGTTTACCCTATCAAACCTTACACCCCTTACAGGAATTGGGGCAGGTAACGATCTAGGTTGAGGGCAAGAAAATCTAGCATCACTTTCTCCGGATTGACCAATAGCCCAATCGACGTGTTTTTGAGAATTTATCGTTGGCCCATGAGTGTCAGAATTATAATCGATGGTGTGATTAGATAATTGTTTATCAGAATTGCTTTTCTGTTCTTTCTGTTGATTGCAAGTGCTAGGCGATGTTGAGGGTTGAGGCTGCACGTTCCTGTTAACATACCTGCATAGATCAATATTCCCATCAATCAGATCAAACAAGGTTTGCATGGTCAAAGGTTAACATCTCGAGAGCCAATTAACAGAGAAAGACATAAATCAAAATACTTAAAAGATTTCTATTGTTTGTAAAGTTTATACCcaggaagaaaaaaataaaaatccttCAAGATCTAATTTTGGTCACAGCTTTTCAATTTTGCTCATCCTCTTGACAAATTATTCCCGATTTTGGAACTTGCTTACATTTCATAGATAAACTTGTTTCCATTGCAAGCCCAAGGTAATATGATTAACTCAGATTGCATTATTCTCATCATCAGCACAAGCGAAGGGAATGAGAATCAAGAAGAGGCTGACCAATACCTTTCGTTGAGTATAACTACCCTGGAAGCATGGAGTGGAAAGAGTGATAAGTGATGTAGAAAACCAACCCTTCCTACGTGTGACATGAGCTTTCCTAATTCATTTTGCAACTCCTCAATGTTTCTTACcccaaaaaatttaaataaggAAATTCCTCCCTCGGTGGACtcccctcccaaaaaaaaaaaaaaggacgaaCTCTTTGTTTAGAAGCCCCAAAATGTTGCACTAATTGGCCCTCTTGATGTGGATTCTAATTTCTGACTTTTATCTGTCTACCCAACTTGATTTCATTGGAACATAGCTTAGTAATAGTGCATGACACTTGACTTCATTACtgaagggttttatttatttatttttccccGTAGTAAAAAATAATCCAACTTAGAGTGATTCCTATTGGTTCACATATTTGGATATTCTTTCAACTCGGGTTCGCCAGCTTTCATCATTATTGCTTGAATACATATGACAAAACGCAAACTtggaaaaaagatggaaaacaCTTTCTAGAAGACAAGAAAAAGATGAACCATTAAACATCAAAGGACCCCAACTCCTGGAACTTTTTGCTCGGGAGGCTAACATGGAAGAATTCCCATAgggaataaaattaaaatcagaTTCCTTTCAAGAAAGATGCCCAATTCTTTTATGCATTTGTATAACACCTACGCTACAGTTTTGGGGTTCCTGACACTGGTGGTTCCTTCAGTCAAATTGGATTGAGAAATTCAGCAGATAGGAACAGTTATCAGATGACCACTGTGATACAAAACGATATAGTCCAGTGCTCTCTAATATCTTGAAACGTTTACTGAGCTGACAATGTACGTCGGTATTGCAAATTTCTAGCTTTCAATCTTATCACCGCCTCTTTTATCTTACAGACTGCTAGGACTAATAATGCATAAAGCAAAACATGCCTAACAATTAATAAGAAGTACAAAGAATAGGAGACACCGCAAATGGAAACTAACCTTGAAAAGGCTGATGCATCTGAGTGGTTTAATCTATGTCTTTCATCTGCAATTTGATTTACAGAGACACTTGGAAGAGATCTTCTCAAGGAAAGATCCAATTGTGGCAACAAATCAAACTTGTTTGTACCAGCATTTGAACCAATACTTCTGTCAGTGCATTTAAGGTAGTTATCAAAAGCTCCAATTAAGTCAATTGCTTCTCTAGCAGAATCCTTGACGTTATCACGACCATGATAAGTCACATGATAGCGTTCCCAATGGACACCTGAATTTAGATCTTCACCCCAAGCCATTTTCCCTCTATCTTTGCCACTGGCTTCTTGTGATCCTGTATTTACATAACGCAACTGTGAATCTAAATACTTTCCTGCTAAAAAGAGAAATTGTCTTTAAAAAGATTAGAAGTAACGgcaataagaagaagaaaagaaattacccTCAGTCCCATTATCAGATACTTGCACTTTCTTACTCGCATTGTCACATCCTTCTTGTTGCTCTATGTTCAAATTACTTTGCTTGCTCCACTGCGGATGTGAGAGTCCCTGCATGCATTCCATTTCTGCTCCTTCTGTATCCTGCTCTGGTTTTGTACAAGAGCTCTGCATAACCACAAAAATGGGGAAACTTAGTGTGGAACATCACTTAGGTGCTAAGTTTGATTGCTACAACAATTATCACCTTTGGTTTGAGGGATTATGAACAACATATTGACCTTACCCTAGGCAATTCACCTGATATTAATTGACTTATTTAAAGTGTACTGATGCTAAAGTCCATGAAGCAGCATAAAATATTTGTTATCCATAACAATTTTCTGAGCAAGAGAACGTAGCCCGTCTAATTAAGGTGACGTTTTGAACGCACAAGCATTAATAACTCGCACCCTGCATTGTAAAGAATTTTGACAAATATTTACCTGGGCATCACTTCCTTTCTCAAAGCATTCTCGGTTTTTCTGGATGCAGGCCATGTAATCACTTGAATAATTACTGACAGCATTATTTTCAGCTGTGGCCTCAACCTTCTGTTGTGCAACACTCTCGTCTGGTGGCCCCTGTCCAGCACTGCTTGCCTGATAGGACACATCGAATCAAGTTAGGATTCTATAAGATTGTTAATCGTGAGTCAAAAAAATGAACTAATTAAGAGGTGAAGTCCTGCAGAGGAGCGATGAATATGCTTACAGCTTGTCTCCTCCAGACATGCTGCCACAAATTTCTCAGCTCATTTTTCCTAACAGGTTTGACAAGAAAGTCGGCAGCGCCTCTCAACATGCATTTGTACACAGTACTAACTGAATCCTGTGAAGACATCACTTCAGAAAGGGAATTGAACATTAAATCACTGTTCAAAATGAGATGCCCAGGAAACTGGCGCAGAGATCAAGAAAATAGCAGAGAAACAAAAATTATTCATACTTATAACTGGTATGTTTTTGCAAATCTCATGCTCCATGATTAATGTGAGGAGAGCAAATCCTGAGATTGATGGCAACTCAACCTCGGTCAATATGAGATCTATGTCATGCGGTCTTCCCTTCAGTACCTCCCATGCTTTCAGGCCATCAGGAACTGCAGCAACTGATCAGGCAAATAGAACGAAAAAGTTACTAATATTTCAATAGACATTTCTATGAGGGAGAGAggaatttgtttcaaatgatcAGATTGTCAATGAGTGGACATGTTGACAGCTGAGGATGCCAAAATTTATACAAAATGAGGTCATCGGACTGTAAAAAACTGCCACACGATGATATCTAGAGTTATAATAAACATGCAAATCATGTTCTTCCACATCATGAACTTCCGCAGATAAAGCACACTTTACGAAGCTCAAAATACACGACGCTTGTCATTTTGACTGCACTTGTGATCTGTCCTTGAAACATTTAGTTCAGTATTTGATCTGTCATTTTGACTGCACTTGTGAAACATTTAGTTCACTGTTTGCAAAGGATCTCTTTCCAACCGTACCTTCATTATTTCTAAGTGAAGGAAAAAGGATAAGTAAGTGCTAACAAGAAGAAAGGCTTGCCCATTACACATAGATACCAGTTAGTATTAATTTTCTCATGACTGAAGAGAAGAAAATATTCATAGATTGAAAGAGGCGACATCTCTTTTGATTTCTAAAAATTAGGCAGCACAAAGATCAAAAGCTGCAGCTTGAAAGCCCACTGGCATAGCCGATAAGATCCTAAATTTGCATCTGATGGTCTATTGTTCTCCTAGGTTGAGCAACCAAAATCGAAACTGAAACTCAATTCTTGCATAAACAGCAAAAGCTTCCCTGACAATCAGATTACCAAAATATTCAATGCAAAGCCTGAAGTAACTACCGTTTTCACAAGCTCGAGGACTTTATGATCATATAATACGAGCTCCAACAGTTGTGGGCCAGATGTTTTGTCAGAAAGAAACATCCATACTCTCTAGTAGTACCGAT containing:
- the LOC113728246 gene encoding two-component response regulator-like APRR5, whose amino-acid sequence is MGEVVVSSDDGGGAMELQVKETERAAAQTGKGRTNDNIDGSTSSAAATPASSIVRWESFLPKMVLRVLLVEADDSTRQIIAALLRKCNYRVAAVPDGLKAWEVLKGRPHDIDLILTEVELPSISGFALLTLIMEHEICKNIPVIMMSSQDSVSTVYKCMLRGAADFLVKPVRKNELRNLWQHVWRRQAASSAGQGPPDESVAQQKVEATAENNAVSNYSSDYMACIQKNRECFEKGSDAQSSCTKPEQDTEGAEMECMQGLSHPQWSKQSNLNIEQQEGCDNASKKVQVSDNGTEGSQEASGKDRGKMAWGEDLNSGVHWERYHVTYHGRDNVKDSAREAIDLIGAFDNYLKCTDRSIGSNAGTNKFDLLPQLDLSLRRSLPSVSVNQIADERHRLNHSDASAFSRYVNRNVQPQPSTSPSTCNQQKEQKSNSDKQLSNHTIDYNSDTHGPTINSQKHVDWAIGQSGESDARFSCPQPRSLPAPIPVRGVRFDRVNNSYGSLIPQAFGTQSGLSSVQPPGSVSHQEVSFGVNAMYQLNHQPGNQQQFSGLMTQNTSDTTDQNENNEGHKVEDRGHVSSATDQSANSSFCNGTVNHLHSLCCGSNEKIDTVPLRSAAECGSEEAFRVQDGNSIRSIQREAALTKFRLKRKERCFEKKVRYESRKKLAEKRPRVKGQFVRQVLNEFPLENP